The Leptospira johnsonii genome window below encodes:
- a CDS encoding prolipoprotein diacylglyceryl transferase, protein MYKVIDIPGLVPFVQKYISSGWEGISTFSILVVIAFLAASYFLPKELERKHLDPTHADWLLILGVFGTFVGAKVFFIFEIWDQVFIDTPGFDGKYLYPLTHFDGFPGRPGLWSSLFSGSGLVFYGGFLFGILFISLYMIQNKLDVKAYLDAAVPSMALGYAIGRLGCFVSGDGCYGFATHADIPVLTFTYWPTSAVPSGVPVWNTPVMESFVSFLFFIYFQKWARFQNFKRFSLGAQYLVLHGLARLGIEFLRVNKAVIPFFDPPVQSNIPGASGETTTFLNGYYWHGFSQSQYVSIAIILVGLYFLVKWKLWEKEPVPA, encoded by the coding sequence ATGTATAAAGTCATAGATATTCCCGGACTAGTACCTTTCGTCCAGAAATACATCAGCAGCGGCTGGGAAGGAATTTCCACATTCAGTATTTTAGTAGTGATCGCCTTTTTGGCGGCCTCTTATTTTTTACCAAAGGAATTAGAGAGAAAACATCTGGATCCGACTCATGCAGATTGGCTTTTGATCCTAGGAGTTTTTGGAACATTCGTAGGCGCTAAAGTATTTTTTATCTTCGAGATTTGGGACCAAGTATTCATAGACACTCCCGGCTTTGACGGAAAGTATTTATACCCACTCACCCACTTTGATGGTTTCCCTGGTCGTCCAGGTCTTTGGTCCAGTTTATTCTCCGGAAGCGGTTTGGTATTTTACGGAGGGTTCCTGTTTGGGATCCTATTTATCAGCCTATACATGATCCAAAACAAATTGGATGTAAAAGCTTATTTGGACGCAGCAGTTCCGAGTATGGCATTAGGTTACGCGATCGGTCGACTAGGATGTTTTGTTTCCGGTGACGGTTGTTACGGATTTGCAACTCACGCAGACATTCCGGTTCTAACATTCACCTACTGGCCAACAAGTGCAGTCCCAAGCGGTGTTCCAGTCTGGAATACCCCAGTCATGGAATCGTTCGTATCTTTTCTATTCTTCATCTACTTCCAAAAATGGGCAAGATTCCAGAACTTCAAAAGATTCAGCCTTGGCGCTCAGTATCTTGTCCTACACGGACTTGCAAGACTAGGGATCGAGTTCTTAAGAGTGAATAAAGCTGTGATCCCTTTCTTCGATCCTCCAGTACAATCGAACATTCCTGGAGCGAGCGGAGAAACTACCACCTTCTTAAATGGATACTACTGGCATGGATTTTCTCAATCCCAGTATGTATCTATCGCGATCATATTGGTCGGTTTATATTTTTTGGTTAAATGGAAACTCTGGGAGAAGGAACCAGTCCCAGCTTAA
- a CDS encoding alginate export family protein, producing the protein MLKNTITSRPSRNKKYSLLSVRLFLSFGLLGLGTLWAQGVEPPKQETVTQAETTPVKPAATEEKTSAPATQTPATTAAPNGEAKDKDKEKEKEKAPAAPYKSPWKGKLDGELLGTLLLTPEHQDSVKKSSNLWITDNLRFGLQIRPRFENFNNQDFDRSTSDSKNYVTQNSQFWTLLDINESFAVKLTIQDTRLYGQYKDPSGTGYGPTSFTNSIGTAYAPGSQIPVKNNTDIREAYVIWKDFLPYTKLYLGRQVFSYGDSRIIGARNDSQIGNSFDGVRVAFDTKTWSTHAGYTVLAEESNGPNGFVTANNQKVGGAKALNDTYLAFLYNTWKPSEELVVDIYEIGVIKKYNTTTATGVLVDPNERTNGRDNLFTTGVRLSNRTASGRSLPAGKSWDWGLEYAAQTGSTGQTIDASWDTLNTTIGSGTNKHAAYKETVQHDASFFLAQTGYNYKGFRVGVQFARASGDPNRADGKSATWDPLFATRSGGFPYFDSGNGIANAAFWANVRTSSIHIQYYDDTWGRFIFAVYDIRKDKVQDAWYDGNRTAVSGSTGFDANGDFLANKTVSGSTENYANNPFLKNWQPGHRLLLEYDLIYIKKINDYFSIWAGATVLYAGDAIKNQKQYNIDKNSTYFSLTLQFAI; encoded by the coding sequence ATGTTAAAAAATACAATTACAAGCCGACCGAGTCGGAACAAAAAATATTCACTCTTGTCAGTCCGACTCTTTTTGTCCTTCGGGCTTTTAGGATTAGGGACTCTTTGGGCCCAAGGGGTAGAGCCCCCAAAACAGGAAACAGTGACTCAGGCCGAGACCACTCCTGTGAAACCGGCGGCTACGGAAGAAAAAACCTCCGCACCTGCTACCCAAACTCCAGCAACCACTGCCGCTCCTAATGGGGAAGCTAAGGATAAAGACAAGGAGAAGGAAAAAGAGAAAGCTCCTGCCGCTCCTTATAAAAGTCCTTGGAAAGGTAAATTAGATGGGGAATTACTAGGCACTTTACTTTTAACTCCGGAACACCAGGATTCGGTTAAAAAAAGTTCTAATCTTTGGATCACTGATAATCTTCGTTTCGGTTTGCAGATCCGTCCTAGATTCGAAAATTTTAATAACCAAGACTTTGATAGATCCACAAGCGATTCTAAGAACTACGTTACCCAAAACAGCCAGTTTTGGACTCTTTTAGATATCAACGAATCCTTTGCGGTAAAATTGACCATCCAAGATACTCGTCTGTATGGACAGTACAAGGATCCAAGTGGAACCGGATACGGTCCGACTTCTTTTACGAATTCTATCGGGACTGCATACGCACCTGGAAGCCAAATCCCGGTAAAAAATAATACGGATATCCGAGAAGCTTATGTGATCTGGAAAGATTTTCTTCCTTATACAAAATTGTATTTAGGTCGTCAGGTTTTCTCTTACGGAGATTCCAGGATCATAGGTGCTCGTAACGATAGCCAGATCGGTAACTCTTTTGACGGAGTTAGAGTTGCATTCGATACCAAGACATGGTCTACGCACGCAGGTTATACCGTTCTTGCAGAAGAAAGTAACGGTCCGAACGGATTTGTGACTGCGAATAACCAAAAAGTTGGCGGAGCAAAAGCTCTCAACGATACATATCTCGCTTTCTTATACAATACTTGGAAACCTTCCGAAGAGTTAGTGGTTGATATATATGAGATTGGAGTGATCAAAAAGTATAATACTACAACCGCTACCGGAGTGCTCGTTGATCCGAACGAAAGAACAAACGGAAGAGACAATCTATTCACTACAGGAGTTCGTTTGAGTAACAGAACTGCTTCTGGTAGAAGTCTTCCTGCGGGAAAATCCTGGGACTGGGGCTTAGAATACGCAGCCCAAACTGGAAGCACAGGACAAACTATAGACGCTTCTTGGGATACTTTAAATACTACTATAGGATCCGGAACGAACAAACATGCTGCTTACAAGGAAACTGTTCAGCATGACGCTTCCTTCTTCCTCGCTCAAACAGGTTATAACTATAAAGGTTTCCGTGTGGGAGTACAGTTTGCGAGAGCCTCCGGTGACCCGAACAGAGCTGACGGAAAATCCGCTACCTGGGATCCTTTATTTGCTACAAGATCCGGTGGATTCCCATACTTCGACTCAGGGAACGGTATCGCGAACGCTGCCTTCTGGGCGAACGTAAGAACTTCTTCCATTCATATCCAATACTATGATGATACTTGGGGAAGATTCATTTTCGCAGTTTACGATATTCGCAAGGATAAAGTCCAAGATGCTTGGTATGACGGTAACAGGACAGCAGTTTCAGGAAGCACTGGATTTGACGCGAACGGAGACTTCCTTGCGAACAAGACTGTTTCAGGAAGTACCGAAAACTATGCCAACAATCCTTTCCTGAAAAATTGGCAACCTGGACACAGACTTTTGCTGGAATATGACCTGATCTATATCAAGAAAATCAATGACTATTTCTCGATCTGGGCTGGAGCTACGGTTCTTTACGCGGGAGACGCGATCAAAAACCAAAAACAATACAATATCGATAAGAATAGTACGTATTTCTCTCTCACCCTTCAGTTCGCCATCTGA
- a CDS encoding cytochrome c biogenesis protein CcdA — MKKIRILLSSAFASRAGLLIFFFFLTSSLQAQSQVVSESWISSLNQWLETGLSGSEFGFNSAIFLVLGGLCASLLPCVYPLYPITVGIIQARGETATNKVFHPLVYYTGLAFMYFCFGLVAGISGGAFNTVLRYPGTNLFLAALIFLLGLASLGFLYLPIFPNKEWRGCQGWKGTFLLGMGAGFLSSPCVGPIVVAILIQVTAGVQSISVSSLAVSSFKMALFGLGLGLPFLFLGVFGLSLPRGGKWTRWIQIVLGFVVFYFAWSYYNKAMQLWSVPSDLSLGILAAALGVLIAAYFYQPKSLLRTERTKKALLLTGLICSSAILIRLVGWGVGTGGIKKDIVEEHGNLEWHRISETAFETARSEDRLVFADFYADWCSNCKAFEDLTLSDPNLNQALGKTILLKIRDDDKDFLIYENDPRFPELKIGLPFFVIFSSDGKVLFKTTNYLNTADMIRTIKGEKFHASGE; from the coding sequence ATGAAGAAAATTCGGATCCTTCTCTCCTCAGCGTTCGCGTCCCGCGCCGGACTTCTAATATTCTTCTTTTTTCTAACTAGCTCTTTACAGGCCCAATCCCAGGTCGTTTCTGAATCCTGGATCTCTTCTTTGAATCAATGGTTGGAAACCGGACTCTCCGGTTCAGAATTTGGATTCAATTCCGCGATCTTTCTCGTATTGGGGGGACTTTGTGCCAGCCTTCTTCCCTGCGTTTATCCATTATATCCGATCACTGTGGGGATCATCCAAGCAAGGGGTGAGACCGCCACGAACAAAGTATTCCATCCTTTGGTATATTATACCGGATTGGCATTCATGTATTTTTGTTTCGGGCTCGTGGCAGGAATTTCTGGCGGAGCGTTTAACACTGTACTAAGATATCCCGGAACCAATCTATTCTTAGCTGCACTTATCTTTTTATTAGGACTTGCTTCATTAGGATTTTTGTATTTACCCATCTTTCCTAATAAGGAATGGAGAGGTTGTCAAGGCTGGAAGGGAACTTTTCTTTTGGGAATGGGAGCAGGTTTTCTTTCCTCTCCTTGTGTAGGTCCGATCGTAGTTGCGATCTTGATCCAAGTGACCGCAGGAGTCCAAAGTATTAGTGTTTCTTCTTTAGCGGTTTCCTCGTTCAAGATGGCGTTGTTCGGTTTAGGTTTAGGATTGCCGTTCTTGTTTTTAGGAGTATTTGGACTTTCCCTTCCTCGCGGAGGGAAATGGACCAGATGGATACAGATCGTTTTAGGATTTGTGGTCTTTTACTTTGCATGGTCTTACTATAATAAGGCAATGCAATTATGGTCAGTTCCATCTGATCTGAGTCTTGGGATCTTAGCTGCCGCTCTTGGAGTTTTGATTGCTGCGTATTTCTATCAACCTAAGTCGCTTCTTCGTACGGAAAGAACGAAGAAGGCTCTACTTCTTACCGGACTTATTTGTTCTAGCGCAATCTTGATACGACTTGTTGGTTGGGGAGTTGGTACCGGCGGGATCAAGAAGGATATAGTAGAAGAACACGGAAATCTAGAATGGCATCGAATTTCCGAAACCGCTTTCGAGACCGCTCGTAGTGAAGATCGCTTGGTGTTTGCGGATTTTTACGCGGATTGGTGTTCTAACTGCAAGGCTTTCGAAGACCTGACCTTATCCGATCCGAATTTGAACCAGGCGCTTGGCAAAACTATCCTTTTAAAGATCAGAGACGATGATAAGGATTTTCTAATATATGAGAACGATCCTAGGTTTCCTGAGTTGAAAATAGGTCTTCCTTTCTTTGTGATCTTTTCCTCTGATGGAAAGGTTCTTTTTAAAACTACGAATTATTTAAATACAGCTGATATGATCCGCACCATCAAAGGGGAGAAGTTCCACGCCTCCGGAGAATGA